One window of Pocillopora verrucosa isolate sample1 chromosome 9, ASM3666991v2, whole genome shotgun sequence genomic DNA carries:
- the LOC131791404 gene encoding cytochrome b5 reductase 4-like, with protein sequence MTAPKINFPAENSPQRAKSSGSLNIRAKVVPLKPGRSLMDWIRLGKSGQDLAGTGGRVQVVTEEELSKHNKEQDAWISIRGRVYNMTPYLEYHPGGIPEIMRGVGRDATDLFDETHKWVNAESMLEKCFIGPLQRSNVVKKTKPSRTGSGNSLNVSSGSLRSHNSLFVPSAQVDGFTVPVPPQKSQDPRYDWYQNDKIVTISVFTRKKEVQVEDIILELKDGKEFDAVFILGEKSFRIHLALSNLISHQQVRMSGESGKVDILLTKEAAGVQWTELGQGLQGNNSFKPHKERDSRLWDCRVISVDSVTHNCKLFCCELPKGVIMRIPIGHHIHMTRDVEGMQISRPYTVVLPSLQVDPSEREFDGRRFYLMIKLYLEGTLTPTLNPVVAGDTLQVTDYSGDFKDSRLNEAKEIFLIAAGTGFTPMIRLIRRTVLENSSAEKSVKLLFANRQEKDILWKQQIDELADNASPRFQVFYTVTQSTPEWEGYEGRVSMEMLLEILPPPPSAGTERELFIGVCGPDAFTHHIVSMLKDLSYTGKMIHAFLA encoded by the exons ATGACTGCTCCGAAGATAAACTTCCCGGCGGAAAATTCGCCTCAACGGGCGAAATCATCGGGCTCGTTAAACATCAGAGCCAAAGTTGTACCATTAAAGCCGGGGAGGAGCTTAATGGACTGGATCAGGCTTGGGAAAAGTGGACAAGACTTAGCTGGAACCGGCGGACGTGTGCAAGTTGTCACCGAGGAGGAATTGAGCAAACATAATAAAGAGCAAGATGCGTGGATCAGTATCAGAG GTAGAGTGTATAATATGACTCCTTATTTAGAATACCATCCAGGAGGAATTCCAGAGATCATGAGAGGGGTTGGAAGAGATGCAACTGACTTATTTGATGAG ACACATAAATGGGTGAATGCTGAATCCATGttagaaaaatgtttcatagGCCCTTTACAGAGAAGCAATGTGGTTAAAAAGACAAAACCTTCCAGAACAG GATCAGGAAACTCCCTCAATGTCTCATCAGGATCACTGCGGTCTCACAATAGTTTGTTTGTTCCAAGTGCTCAAG ttgatggTTTCACTGTTCCTGTTCCCCCACAGAAGTCACAAGATCCTCG CTATGATTGgtatcaaaatgataaaatagtGACAATATCagtttttacaagaaaaaag GAAGTTCAAGTTGAAGACATCATATTAGAGCTGAAAGATGGAAAAGAGTTTGATGCAGTATTCATTTtaggagaaaaaagttttcgAATTCACTTAG CGCTCAGCAATCTTATATCCCATCAACAAG TACGTATGTCTGGGGAAAGTGGCAAAGTTGATATTCTTTTGACCAAAGAAGCGGCTGGCGTGCAATGGACAGAGTTAGGGCAAGGTTTACAGGGAAATAACTCTTTCAAGCCGCACAAGGAGAGAG ATTCCAGGTTATGGGACTGCCGAGTAATCTCAGTGGATTCAGTAACACATAACTGTAAACTGTTTTGCTGTGAGCTTCCTAAAGGCGTCATTATGAGAATACCAATTGGACATCACATACACATGACCAGAGATGTTGAAG GAATGCAGATCAGTCGTCCATACACAGTTGTCTTACCCTCTCTACAAGTCGATCCATCAGAGCGAGAATTTGATGGCAGACGGTTCTACCTCATGATTAAACTTTATCTTGAAGGAACGCTTACACCAACTTTAAATCCTGTCGTCGCTG gTGACACCCTCCAAGTCACTGATTACTCTGGAGATTTTAAAGATAGTCGTCTGAACGaagcaaaggaaatttttcttattgCGGCTGGAACAG GCTTCACACCAATGATCCGACTAATTCGACGAACAGTGTTGGAGAATTCATCTGCTGAAAA ATCTGTCAAACTCTTGTTCGCAAATCGTCAGGAAAAAGACATCTTATGGAAGCAGCAGATAGACGAACTAGCAGATAATGCCAGCCCCAG ATTTCAAGTGTTTTACACTGTAACCCAGTCCACCCCCGAGTGGGAAGGTTACGAGGGTCGTGTTTCCATGGAGATGTTGTTAGAGATcttaccccctccccccagtgCAGGCACTGAACGGGAGCTATTTATAGGGGTATGTGGCCCAGACGCTTTCACACATCATATTGTCAG catGTTGAAAGATCTCAGTTACACTGGAAAGATGATTCACGCATTCCTGGCATAA
- the LOC136283588 gene encoding tetratricopeptide repeat protein 28-like — MNKARIWSRNVNCEDRTLSALYDIQAADDDTQHDSVSEKRLLEETDDEVREVENLPNQLYKSLIAPFADRIQGRELVLVPEGSMVMVPFAALQDDSGKYLSDSCSIRIIPSLSTLKLILDSPENYHSRNGALIVGDPQVSLVTALPQLKAARQEAKEIADLLEVEPLLGMQATKEEVLRRITDVCLVHIAAHGDAERGEIACAPNPSSPQNPTKEDYMLTMADVSKVRIRAKLVVLSCCHSAKGKIMKAEGVVGIARAFIASGARSVLVSLWAVDDKATKEFMIRFYGHLKCDNMSASEALDQTMKWMRESETTRYTVSEWAPFVLIGDDVNLDL, encoded by the exons ATGAACAAGGCCCGAATTTGGAG CCGAAACGTCAACTGCGAGGACCGTACATTGTCAGCCTTGTATGACATTCAGGCTGCTGATGATGATACCCAGCACGACAGTGTCAGTGAGAAAAGGCTCCTTGAAGAGACAGACGACGAGGTACGTGAGGTTGAAAACTTACCCAATCAACTGTACAAGTCACTCATCGCTCCATTTGCTGATCGTATTCAGGGCCGAGAGCTTGTACTTGTTCCCGAGGGATCTATGGTCATGGTTCCTTTTGCCGCACTACAGGACGATTCTGGAAAGTACCTGTCTGACTCGTGCAGTATTCGCATCATTCCTTCGTTGTCAACACTTAAGTTGATTCTTGACTCCCCAGAGAATTATCACAGCCGGAATGGAGCGCTGATCGTTGGTGATCCACAAGTGAGTCTTGTCACAGCACTTCCGCAATTGAAAGCAGCTAGGCAGGAAGCTAAAGAAATCGCTGATCTTCTGGAGGTGGAGCCTTTGTTGGGTATGCAAGCCACGAAAGAAGAAGTGCTGCGACGAATAACTGATGTGTGTCTGGTACACATCGCCGCCCATGGTGACGcggaaagaggagagattgcttGTGCACCTAACCCATCCTCCCCTCAAAACCCAACGAAGGAAGACTACATGCTGACCATGGCGGACGTTAGCAAGGTTCGGATCCGAGCGAAGCTTGTTGTActaagctgttgtcacagtgctaaAGGAAAGATCATGAAAGCCGAGGGAGTTGTGGGGATCGCTCGAGCCTTCATTGCTTCAGGAGCTCGTTCAGTGCTGGTTTCCCTGTGGGCCGTGGATGACAAAGCCACAAAGGAGTTCATGATTCGTTTCTACGGACATCTGAAGTGTGACAATATGAGTGCCAGTGAAGCTCTTGACCAgaccatgaagtggatgagagaATCTGAGACGACCAGGTACACGGTGAGCGAATGGGCCCCATTCGttctgattggagatgacgtcaaTCTGGACTTATAA
- the LOC131791382 gene encoding tetratricopeptide repeat protein 28-like, whose product MKKVDASRAVKITTSVARFLENTKRRRAALKFYKELVTLLEFIEQEFNSSRALMNDKTRKELDHSTISAFLSIAVINLHLLKYDESKIYAELALAKSRKTGSKKTEESCLRILCVCLAFDRNQYDRNTKCLEEILAVTKESGDTETEATTYYLLAMRHVDVNQMEEAVEFLEKSIQTSRKGGCRWIEVKCLIALALNVLSPGQKKKAFRKLEEALRISEEIGDYERKAFALQALGDFSRVYGRLEEAKEFYEKKIQLCTKLPYARLSGYMRLGTVLLELHQFDEAMKCLHKGLDICGEDHSVGQTFQYDIYVELCRLHLLLGQPEKASEYVNKVLTGSWNEKNHTSLMVLGCYISKHGHFEQAYDILAESIKGYENSLDPLNDESKLSDGDLDVNIWMYTYRCFLLFVLGKFAEALCTAERGRARVLTELLAKEYGIQEKAKLSETDLYSLMGSLAKSQILVFFGSAVDKSILWIMTNEQGPNLEVMSQEKAEVDCLLEANFGSLFCNRNVNCEDRTLSALYDIQSADDDTQHDSVSEKRLLEETDDEVREVENLPNQLYRSLIAPFADRIQGRELVLVPEGSMVMIPFGALQDDSGKYLSESCSIRIIPSLSTLKLILDSPENYHSRNGALIVGDPQVSHVTALPQLKAARQEANEIADLLEVEPLLGMQATKEEVLRRITDVCLVHIAAHGAAERGEIACAPNPSSPQNPTKEDYMLTMADVSKVRIRAKLVVLSCCHSAKGKIMKAEGVVGIARAFIASGARSVLVSLWAVDDKATKKFMIRFYGHLKCDKMSASEALHQTMKWMRESETTRYTVREWAPFVLIGDDVNLDL is encoded by the coding sequence ATGAAGAAAGTGGATGCCTCGCGAGCTGTGAAAATTACAACGTCAGTGGCACGTTTCCTGGAAAACACCAAGCGTCGACGCGcagctttaaaattttacaaagagtTGGTGACATTATTGGAATTCATCGAACAGGAATTCAATTCATCAAGAGCCTTAATGAATGATAAAACACGAAAGGAATTGGATCACAGCACTATATCAGCATTTCTTTCCATCGCTGTCATCAACTTACATTTGCTTAAGTATGATGAGTCAAAGATATATGCTGAACTTGCTCTTGCTAAAAGTAGGAAAACTGGCAGCAAAAAGACAGAAGAGTCATGTCTTCGAATACTCTGTGTATGTTTGGCTTTTGATCGTAACCAATATGACCGAAATACTAAATGTTTAGAGGAAATACTCGCAGTTACCAAGGAATCTGGCGATAcagagacagaagcaactacCTACTATCTGCTTGCTATGAGACATGTTGACGTTAATCAGATGGAAGAGGCAGTAGAGTTTCTTGAGAAATCAATTCAAACGAGTCGAAAAGGTGGTTGCAGGTGGATAGAGGTTAAATGCTTAATCGCACTTGCACTTAATGTGCTTTCGCCAGGCCAGAAAAAGAAAGCGTTTCGGAAACTTGAGGAAGCTCTTCGAATATCCGAGGAAATTGGAGATTATGAAAGGAAAGCCTTTGCGCTTCAAGCTTTAGGGGACTTTTCTAGGGTTTATGGTAGGCTCGAAGAAGCAAAGGAGTTTTACGAGAAAAAGATTCAGCTCTGTACAAAATTGCCTTATGCAAGATTATCGGGTTATATGAGGCTTGGCACTGTTCTTCTTGAACTTCACCAATTTGACGAAGCCATGAAGTGTTTACACAAAGGTCTTGACATCTGTGGAGAGGACCATTCAGTAGGCCAGACCTTTCAATACGATATTTACGTGGAACTCTGTCGCCTTCACCTTCTCCTTGGTCAACCAGAAAAAGCTAGTGAGTATGTAAACAAAGTACTAACAGGAAGTTGGAACGAAAAGAACCATACTTCTCTCATGGTTCTTGGTTGCTATATTAGTAAACACGGGCACTTTGAACAAGCATACGACATCCTGGCTGAGAGCATCAAAGGTTATGAGAACAGTCTTGACCCTTTGAATGACGAGTCCAAACTTTCTGATGGAGACTTAGATGTCAACATCTGGATGTACACGTATCGTTGCTTTTTGCTGTTTGTTCTTGGTAAGTTTGCCGAGGCTTTGTGTACAGCAGAGCGAGGCCGTGCCCGTGTATTGACAGAACTTTTGGCAAAGGAATACGGCATTCAAGAAAAGGCCAAATTGAGTGAAACTGACCTATATAGCCTTATGGGTAGTTTGGCTAAGAGTCAAATCTTAGTTTTCTTTGGCTCTGCGGTCGATAAGAGCATCTTGTGGATAATGACAAATGAACAAGGCCCGAACTTGGAGGTAATGTCTCAAGAAAAAGCAGAAGTTGATTGTCTCCTTGAAGCTAATTTCGGGTCACTTTTTTGTAACCGAAACGTCAACTGCGAGGACCGTACATTGTCAGCCTTGTATGACATTCAGTCTGCTGATGATGATACCCAACACGACAGTGTCAGTGAGAAACGTCTCCTTGAAGAGACAGACGACGAGGTACGCGAGGTTGAAAACTTACCCAATCAACTGTACAGATCACTCATCGCTCCGTTTGCTGACCGTATTCAGGGCCGAGAGCTTGTACTTGTTCCCGAGGGATCTATGGTCATGATTCCTTTTGGCGCACTGCAGGACGATTCTGGAAAGTACCTGTCTGAGTCGTGCAGTATTCGCATCATTCCTTCGTTGTCAACACTTAAGTTGATTCTTGACTCCCCAGAGAATTATCACAGCCGGAATGGAGCGCTGATCGTTGGCGATCCACAAGTGAGTCATGTCACAGCACTTCCGCAATTGAAAGCAGCTAGGCAGGAAGCTAACGAAATTGCTGATCTTCTGGAGGTGGAGCCTTTGTTGGGTATGCAAGCCACGAAAGAAGAAGTGCTGCGACGAATAACGGATGTGTGTCTGGTACACATCGCCGCCCATGGTGCCGcggaaagaggagagattgcttGTGCACCTAACCCATCCTCCCCTCAAAACCCAACGAAGGAGGACTACATGCTGACCATGGCGGACGTTAGCAAGGTTCGGATCCGAGCGAAGCTTGTTGTActaagctgttgtcacagtgctaaAGGAAAGATTATGAAAGCCGAGGGAGTTGTGGGGATCGCTCGAGCCTTCATTGCTTCAGGAGCTCGTTCAGTGCTGGTTTCTCTGTGGGCCGTGGATGACAAAGCCACAAAGAAGTTCATGATTCGTTTCTACGGACATCTCAAGTGTGACAAAATGAGTGCCAGTGAAGCTCTTCATCAgaccatgaagtggatgagagaATCTGAGACGACAAGGTACACGGTGAGGGAATGGGCCCCATTCGttctgattggagatgacgtcaaTCTGGACTTATAA